Proteins found in one Elephas maximus indicus isolate mEleMax1 chromosome 11, mEleMax1 primary haplotype, whole genome shotgun sequence genomic segment:
- the LOC126086252 gene encoding insulin growth factor-like family member 3 translates to MLNKSAPAYVLSVFLLLQCSKVITNSSVSSGLWMCQPTPRCEDQIYNPLEQCCDDETVLPLNRTRCCGPNCNFWPCFELCCPESYGLQKFVVRSKVLGVKSQCSSSPISRDCSQVNTLPLAMGAGRGNEERSLRIWATPFENPLTSNF, encoded by the exons atgttgaataagagtg CTCCTGCCTATGTGTTATCAGTCTTCCTTCTCCTCCAGTGCTCAAAGGTAATCACAA ActcctctgttagctctggacTGTGGATGTGCCAACCAACACCCAGATGTGAGGACCAGATCTACAACCCCTTGGAACAGTGCTGTGATGATGAGACCGTCCTGCCCCTGAACAGGACCCGTTGCTGTGGCCCCAACTGCAATTTCTGGCCCTGCTTTGAGCTCTGCTGTCCGGAGTCTTACGGCCTTCAGAAGTTTGTTGTGAGGTCGAAGGTTCTTGGAGTAAAGTCCCAGTGCTCCTCCTCCCCCATCTCCAGGGATTGCAGCCAGGTGAACACCCTGCCCCTAGctatgggggcagggaggggaaatGAGGAGAGGAGTCTGCGTATCTGGGCTACTCCTTTTGAGAATCCTCTGACCTCTAACTTCTGA